A single genomic interval of Leishmania panamensis strain MHOM/PA/94/PSC-1 chromosome 25 sequence harbors:
- a CDS encoding RNA-binding protein, putative, UPB2 (TriTrypDB/GeneDB-style sysID: LpmP.25.0500): MSQQMTPPQQQQMPSQQQVYNPEPEALRNLMVNYIPTTVDEMQLRQLFERYGPIETVKIVCDRETRQSRGYGFVKYCSAASAQQAVNELNGFNILNKRLKVALAASGNQRQRPYNAAPPGANPAANMGYYGGNFAPTGYPQANPYAQQHMMAMQQQYMMQQSGQQPRQ, translated from the coding sequence ATGTCTCAGCAGATGACccctcctcagcagcagcagatgccctcgcagcagcaggtgtaCAACCCTGAGCCGGAGGCACTGCGCAACCTGATGGTGAACTATatccccaccaccgtcgatgagatgcagctccgccagctgtTCGAGCGCTATGGCCCCATCGAGACTGTCAAGATAGTGTGCGACCGCGAGACGCGCCAGAGCCGCGGCTACGGCTTTGTGAAGTACTGCTCCGCTGCGTCcgcgcagcaggcggtgaACGAGCTGAACGGGTTCAACATCCTGAACAAGCGCCTGAAGGTTGCGCTCGCCGCGTCGGGAaaccagcgccagcgcccctacaacgccgcgccgccgggCGCGAACCCCGCTGCGAACATGGGCTACTACGGCGGCAACTTCGCTCCGACCGGCTACCCGCAGGCGAACCCgtacgcgcagcagcacatgatggcgatgcagcagcagtacatgATGCAGCAGTCAGGCCAGCAGCCCCGCCAGTAA